One genomic window of Peromyscus maniculatus bairdii isolate BWxNUB_F1_BW_parent chromosome 2, HU_Pman_BW_mat_3.1, whole genome shotgun sequence includes the following:
- the LOC121820822 gene encoding uncharacterized protein LOC121820822 isoform X6, whose protein sequence is MGEQGSHNMNAVTYDDVHVNFTWEEWTLLDPSQKNLYKDVMLETYRNLTTIGYSWEDHNFEEHCKSSRRRERHERSHTGEQPSEYTQCVKAFVYDEHLQRHERIHTGEKPCECNACDKVFVHHSSLQIHISTCTGQKLYECDECGKAFAHYCTLQIHKRIHTGEKPYECNQCGKGFTSHSSLRIHKRTHTGEKPYECNQCGKGFSQLSHLQMHKRTHTGEKPYECNQCGKIFARPSTLQVHKRTHTGEKPYECNQCGKSFASHSSLGTHKRTHTGEKPYECNHCGRAFAHHCTLQRHKKTHTGEIPYECNQCGKAFARQSGLQMHKRTHTGEKPYACNQCGKAFARHSNLQMHRRTHTGEKPYACNQCGRAFAEQRSLQIHKRSHTGEKPCECNQCGKTFVCQSNLRIHKRRHT, encoded by the exons AATGCAGTGACCTATGATGATGTGCATGTCAACTTCACCTGGGAAGAGTGgactttgctggatccttcccagaagaatctctacaaagatgtgatgttGGAGACCTACAGGAACCTCACTACTATAG GATACAGCTGGGAAGACCATAATTTTGAAGAACATTGTAAAAGTTCTAGAAGACGTGAAAg GCATGAAAGGAGTCATACTGGAGAGCAACCTTCTGAATATACTCAATGTGTTAAAGCCTTTGTATATGACGaacatcttcaaaggcatgaaagaatacatactggagagaaaccctgtgaatGTAATGCATGTGATAAAGTCTTTGTACATCACAGTAGTCTCCAAATCCATATAAGTACCTGTACTGGACAGAAACTCTATGAATGTGATgagtgtggcaaagcctttgctCATTACTGTactcttcaaatacataaaagaatacatactggagagaaaccctatgaatgtaatcagtgtggtaaaggctTTACTTCTCACAGCAGTCTcagaatacataaaagaacacatactggagagaaaccttatgaatgcaatcagtgtggtaaaggtTTTTCACAACTCAGtcatcttcaaatgcataaaagaactcatactggagagaaaccctatgaatgtaatcagtgtggtaaaatCTTTGCACGTCCCAGTACTCTTCAAGTGCAcaaaagaacacacactggagagaaaccctatgaatgcaatcagtgtggtaaaTCCTTTGCTTCTCACAGCAGTCTTGGAACACATAAacgaacacatactggagagaaaccctatgaatgtaatcattgTGGTAGAGCCTTTGCTCATCACTGtactcttcaaaggcataaaaaaaCACATACAGGAGAGataccctatgaatgcaatcagtgtggtaaagcctttgcacgtcAGAGTGGTCTTCAAATGCACAAAAGAAcgcatactggagagaaaccctatgcatgtaatcagtgtggtaaagcctttgcacgtcACAGTAATCTCCAAATGCACAGAAggacacatactggagagaaaccctatgcatgtaatcaatgtggtagaGCCTTTGCAGAACAAAGAagtctccaaatacataaaagatcacatactggagagaaaccttgtgaatgtaatcagtgtggtaaaaccTTTGTATGTCAAAGTAATCTCCGAATACATAAAAGAAGACATACTTGA